A genomic window from Pagrus major chromosome 23, Pma_NU_1.0 includes:
- the LOC141019588 gene encoding ral guanine nucleotide dissociation stimulator-like 1 has protein sequence MGKWELTMNPVQEWGEEFEDGAVYGVTLRREPVPSSNPSETSPCCAFVQYRTCKVRRLKAATLDLLVNHLLDPGCQELDYGRILLSTYRTFTGTSQLIELLFQRDSAASDLDNSECYRSPLLAFVQTWLDEYSEDFRDPPLHAALRLLLDHLRISSAVHDNMRSQPNYCSLAAQAEALLKKFQKEEGETNVSPTQEDLEQDEEGSGDEDSGCENFLDQGGIMDFSAVAVAEQLTRMDSALFVKVVPYQCLGCVWSQRDKKENMSPTIRATITQFNTITNQVIMSLLCRPTDGNSSPTSSRRPATTPAQRARIIEKWIRVAQDCRRLKNFSSLKAILSALQSNAVYRLRKTWAAVSRDSMATFDNLVETFPDENCVLTNRELLVEDGGQATVDNISPKISKRCPIPRQMSTSSGVVPYLGTYLTVLTMLDTALLDTVEGGLINFEKRRREFEVLSQIRLLQASCSQYNLPHHPRIAAWLQGHKLLTDQESYELSRQLEPPVDLCSPTPWSHRTLTKKLSSLLTVSDGSKKLPADQISVTSSGSSGSEMEDLSSPNSACSIRLQSFHSSCNNVSEAFSSSSSSSSSSSPCSSAASSPDSPTPSGSCSDCRTDLCTPLASGGGARPKSILSSNHKRSVSMTSLPVYNRQVADSCIVRVSVDLGHNNGNMYKSILLTSQDKTAQVIQRALEKHHLEHMNWRDFTLTQLISQDRELLIPDKANVFYAMSTTANFDFILRQFSKGQKKPLRATSSLGRYTK, from the exons ATGGGAAAATGGGAGTTAACAATG AACCCAGTGCAGGAATGGGGTGAGGAGTTCGAGGATGGTGCAGTATATGGGGTCACTCTGCGCCGGGAGCCCGTCCCCTCCTCCAACCCCAGCGAGACCAGTCCATGCTGTGCATTTGTCCAGTACCGAACCTGCAAGGTGCGGCGCCTGAAGGCTGCTACCCTGGACCTGCTTGTGAATCACCTCCTTGACCCTGGCTGCCAGGAGCTGGACTATGGCAGGATCCTCCTCTCTACGTACAGAACCTTCACTGGTACCTCCCAGCTCATAGAGCTGCTCTTCCAGAG AGACAGTGCTGCTTCAGATCTGGACAACAGTGAATGCTACAGGAG CCCTCTGTTGGCCTTTGTCCAGACATGGTTGGATGAGTACAGCGAGGACTTCAGAGATCCTCCCCTGCACGCGGCcctcaggctgctgctggaTCACCTGAGGATCAGCTCTGCAGTCCACGACAACATGCGCAGTCAGCCCAACTACTGCTCGCTGGCTGCGCAGGCTGAGGCACTGCTCAAGAAATTCCAGAAAGAAG AGGGTGAGACAAATGTCAGTCCAACCCAGGAAGATCTGGAGCAGGACGAGGAGGGTTCTGGTGATGAGGATTCAGGATGTGAAAACTTTTTGGATCAAGGTGGCATCATGGACttctctgctgttgctgttgccGAACAGCTTACCCGAATGGACTCT GCTCTGTTTGTCAAAGTGGTCCCTTACCAGTGTCTGGGCTGCGTGTGGTCCCAAAGAGACAAGAAGGAAAACATGTCTCCCACCATCCGTGCCACCATTACACAGTTCAACACCATCACAAACCAGGTCATAATGTCACTGCTCTGCCGGCCGACGGACGGCAACTCCAGTCCCACTTCCTCCCGCCGGCCTGCCACTACACCCGCTCAAAGGGCCCGCATCATAGAGAAGTGGATCAGAGTAGCACAG GACTGTCGTCGGTTGAAGAACTTCTCCTCTCTCAAGGCGATCCTGTCGGCCCTTCAGTCCAATGCAGTTTACAGGCTGAGAAAGACCTGGGCTGCTGTGAGCAG GGATAGCATGGCCACGTTTGATAACCTGGTAGAAACCTTCCCCGATGAGAACTGTGTACTGACCAACAgagagctgctggtggag GACGGAGGCCAGGCAACTGTGGATAACATTTCTCCAAAGATATCCAAGAGGTGTCCGATCCCCAGACAGATG AGCACCTCCAGTGGAGTGGTTCCTTACCTGGGCACCTACCTGACCGTCCTCACCATGCTGGACACAGCTCTGCTGGACACTGTGGAG GGCGGGCTCATAAACtttgagaagaggaggagg GAGTTCGAGGTTCTGTCACAGATCCGCCTGCTGCAGGCGTCCTGTTCCCAGTACAACCTGCCCCATCACCCCAGAATCGCTGCGTGGCTGCAGGGACACAAGCTGCTCACTGACCAGGAGAG CTACGAACTGTCGAGGCAGCTGGAGCCGCCAGTGGACTTGTGTTCGCCAACACCCTGGAGCCACCGCACGCTCACAAAGAAACTCTCTTC CTTGCTCACAGTGAGCGATGGATCTAAAAAGCTCCCTGCTGACCAGATCAGCGTTACATCTTCTGGATCCAGTGGATCTGAGATGGAGGACCTCTCCTCCCCGAACTCAGCCTGCTCCATCAGACTGCAG TCATTTCACAGCTCTTGCAACAATGTGTCCGAggccttctcttcctcctcgtcctcctcttcctcctcctccccctgctcctccgCGGCTTCCTCTCCAGACTCTCCTACTCCTTCTGGCTCCTGCTCGGACTGCCGGACGGACCTCTGCACTCCACTGGCGTCCGGCGGCGGTGCTCGGCCGAAGTCCATCCTGTCCTCCAACCACAAACGCTCCGTGTCCATGACCTCCCTGCCGGTGTACAACCGTCAGGTGGCCGACTCGTGTATAGTCCGGGTGAGCGTGGACCTGGGCCACAACAACGGCAACATGTACAAAAGCATCCTG TTGACCAGCCAGGACAAAACTGCACAGGTGATCCAAAGGGCATTGGAGAAGCATCACCTCGAGCACATGAACTGGCGGGACTTCACCCTGACACAGCTCATATCCCAGGACAGAG agtTGCTCATACCAGACAAAGCGAACGTCTTCTATGCCATGTCAACAACGGCgaactttgactttattttgcGCCAGTTCTCCAAAGGCCAGAAGAAACCACTGAGGGCAACTTCGAGTCTCGGACGATACACAAAGTAG
- the nfil3-2 gene encoding nuclear factor, interleukin 3 regulated, member 2, with protein sequence MENLTSALKTLNKNSGNNLNCLETFDGYEESDSVQGSPTRLGRLSKPKPNMTCRRKREFISDEKKDASYWEKRRKNNEAAKRSREKRRLNDMVLENRVIALNDENVRLKTELLQLKLRFGLISTASYIEKSQQIGGNNTGSGGSSSTPSNQYYSSGYSSGSQVMMNSDSSETEQSGRSEGHRQMVKYSPRGSLSDMSDGSSRDSPEPMPFEIKQEGDRLEMDIANGTTTQIMFNIHRGLASVPTHHQIQQHTQELEAAYHCQHQQQHQLHQQPPAHQEAVTAINTVSQPAPHPPAAQRSVILYGSSSASYPVDTLTRPKDIDLQAAQRQSSGSSQLSQAITESSTETLAEVTKQLERKTLDSPPYELPDSRNEAGERQVYRVCQLPQQHLQQEQQQLQQESDSSAELLHKQVEGVNHSHLYHHLQQSHHAYLSAQDEEPPVLTYEGGPRSEPYYQGQSSSSGKDTSSSDGDPRSSDKEASTDDDESPSSSCSDMGSYRNQHLTGVHQPASPLPYSQLCSQFQGRDPHGEVKGTALPHKLRLKHRAMSTGSSGNCSGQESPTTPPSATPPPLPQHPYLSLMPQQNIQSPGVACKQAASGEGARKESGKKETGGRRNKRRD encoded by the coding sequence ATGGAAAATCTGACTTCAGCTCTgaaaactttaaacaaaaactcAGGGAATAACCTAAACTGCCTTGAGACCTTTGATGGTTACGAAGAATCTGATTCTGTTCAAGGGAGTCCAACTCGTCTAGGCCGCCTCAGCAAGCCCAAACCCAATATGACCTGCAGACGAAAGCGTGAGTTTATCTCTGATGAGAAAAAGGACGCCTCCTATTGGGAGAAACGCCGCAAAAACAACGAGGCTGCCAAGCGCTCCAGGGAGAAGCGACGTCTCAATGATATGGTTTTGGAGAACCGAGTCATTGCACtgaatgatgaaaatgtgaGGCTCAAGACAGAGCTGCTCCAGCTGAAGCTGCGTTTTGGCCTTATAAGCACTGCCTCCTACATTGAAAAGAGCCAGCAGATTGGTGGCAACAACACGGGAAGTGGAGGCTCCTCCTCTACCCCTTCAAATCAGTACTACTCCAGTGGTTACTCTAGTGGTTCTCAGGTGATGATGAACTCTGATTCCTCCGAAACAGAGCAGTCGGGACGCAGTGAGGGTCACAGGCAGATGGTGAAATACTCGCCACGAGGCTCCCTCTCTGACATGTCCGACGGCTCCTCCAGGGACAGCCCTGAGCCAATGCCTTTTGAGATCAAACAGGAAGGTGACAGGCTAGAGATGGACATTGCCAATGGCACCACCACCCAGATCATGTTTAATATCCACCGTGGTCTGGCCTCCGTGCCCACTCATCACCAGATCCAGCAGCATACTCAGGAGCTGGAGGCTGCATATCACTgccaacaccagcagcagcaccaactTCACCAACAACCACCAGCCCATCAGGAGGCTGTTACGGCTATCAACACTGTCAGTCAGCCTGCCCCTCATCCACCTGCTGCCCAGAGGAGTGTCATTCTTTATGGCTCCAGCAGTGCCTCCTATCCTGTAGACACACTGACGAGGCCCAAGGACATTGATCTGCAGGCAGCCCAGAGGCAAAGCAGTGGCAGCAGCCAACTGTCCCAGGCCATTACAGAAAGCTCCACAGAGACACTGGCTGAGGTGACGAAACAGCTGGAGAGGAAGACATTAGACTCCCCGCCATATGAGCTCCCAGACAGTCGTAATGAGgctggagagagacaggtgtACAGAGTTTGCCAACTTCCCCAGCAACACCTgcaacaggagcagcagcaacTCCAGCAAGAGAGCGATTCGTCTGCAGAGCTCCTCCACAAACAAGTGGAGGGGGTCAACCACTCCCACCTATACCACCATCTCCAGCAGTCACATCATGCTTACCTCAGTGCCCAAGACGAGGAGCCACCTGTGCTTACCTATGAGGGTGGGCCCAGGAGCGAGCCTTACTACCAAGGCCAGTCAAGCTCCTCTGGCAAGGATACTTCATCCAGTGATGGTGATCCCCGCAGCTCTGACAAAGAGGCCTCCACGGATGACGATGAGTCCCCCTCCTCATCTTGCTCAGATATGGGCAGCTACCGTAACCAACATCTTACCGGCGTCCACCAGCCTGCCTCACCTCTGCCCTACTCCCAGCTGTGCTCTCAGTTCCAGGGCCGGGATCCCCATGGGGAGGTGAAGGGCACAGCATTGCCTCACAAACTCAGACTCAAACACCGTGCCATGAGCACCGGGAGCAGCGGCAACTGTTCTGGCCAGGAGTCCCCGACAACCCCTCCCTCTGCAACGCCGCCTCCCCTGCCCCAGCACCCCTACCTGTCCCTCATGCCACAGCAGAACATTCAGAGCCCTGGTGTAGCCTGTAAACAGGCTGCCTCAGGGGAGGGGGCCAGGAAGGAGAGCGGGAAAAAGGAGACAGGTGGACGACGGAACAAGAGGCGAGATTAG